TATTTGCTATTTTAAACTTCCTATCTTATCTTATATCATATTTTATATTTTAAACTTAACTATGTAAATAGTGGGAAACTGTGTTTGAGCAATCATATATACGATGTACTAGAGATAGCCTATACCCGTCCCTAATAGAGGAATTCTCCGCGGGGAATCGGTGATCAGGTCTCCATTGTTATCTCTAATCTCtatataaccgaacaaggccttaaggaGTGTTTGGTTTCGCTCAATTTAAATTTAGTTTGAATGACAGTTATGAGtaataaatatagtctaattataaaacaaATAACATAGATGAAGACTAAGCATGCAAAACGAATTTAGTAAACTTAACTAAGCTTGCATTACGTGACACGAATTAAACTTTAGTCAGAAAACCAAACATCCTCTTAGTGTCGTGTAGAGCCACCAACCCATATTAAAGACATCGAAATTAAAGACATCAATTTACAACAGACCATACAACCAAAACTAAAATTAAATACTTCAATCTTATTGTATAGTAAACCTGTGGTGATCAATTTCAAATGATACTGAATCGGTACTGATGTTTTGTCTTCTAATTTAAACTCCGTTAAAATGACGTTGGGTTCTGTTCCGTTGTATATCCGGACGCCTATAACGAATATTTTAAGCCTTCGAAAGTGGTTGCTGCTATCTAACTCAAGTTTAGTTCGTGTCAAATTAAACATTTGAATATCAATTTTGAGTATTAAATATAGACTTTATTAGATTTAATAAATTTGTCTAATATTTCAGTCTTTatttttataattatttttaCAATTAGATTATATTTAATGTCAGTAGCAAAGGGTTCTACGTAGTTGAACACGAAGGAAAGCAACAAGTAGGTGGGAAAACGAACGAGGAGCTGCAACAGAAAGCTGGCTTGGGCCGTCGTGTATTTAGGCCCAGTAAGACATATGATCCATGTAAAGCCTGCGTAAGAGAGAAGAGAGGGTTTAACTACGTAGATGACGGCTAACGCTGATGACGGCAAGGTAAAGACACATGTTATTCGGTTATTCTTCGTatctttttcttcttccccacgCTATCTTCCTCCTCTGAGCATAATAGCAGTAGTAGACGGCTAACGTTTAATATCCCATGATTATCATGCAAATATTTGATGTGTAGAGACTGAATTTTAGTCGGCGATATTGTGCTCGTATTTGTAGCTAAAATCAACGACCGCGACGAAACTGGCCAAATCGCAACAGGAACGCGCCGCCACAGTAACGGTAGCGCGCGAGAAACCCGTGCCGTCGCATCGACCCCGCAAAACGACATATCGATCGACTCCTCCCGTTGCGGCCGACCCCGCGGccccaccgcaccagcgagccgcCCGCACGGGGAAGCACACGCATCTCCGCGCGCCACGGACGCCCGAGGCCTCCCGTCGCGGTGGTCGCTTTCGGCCCTGGACCCCGCTGCCGGAATCGAATCTCCTCCCCTCCTTTCTCCTCCGACCTCCCCCTTCCCCCCCTCCGCGGCTCCGCCCCGACCCGTGACGCCTCGCTTCGCACCCCTCTCGCATCTCCGCCGCATCTCCGCCGCGATCCTCCCGACTAGCCGCGACTGCCTCCCCTCCAGCGGCCAGGTAGGGGCTCCACCTCATCGTCGCCCTCCCATTTATCCACCTCCTACTCCTCCCCGATCTGGAGATTCGGCGATGCGCTTGGATTTCGGGCCATTGGTGCTACCTGTTTCGATCTGGAAGCGTGCGAGATGCGGTGTGTAGCTACCACACAGATCCGTGAGCTCTCGAGCGTTTGATTGCGTCCTGGTTGTTCAGGGGTTATCCTATTTCTAGACGTCAATCGGGTGGGGGGCGTGGGAAAGTGGAGTTAATTTCGGTGGAGATGTTCGTTTTTACTTAGAATTAGAATTCCCTATTACCAATTGGAAGTGCGGACACAATCTCAGATGGACGAACCAGCTGGATCTGGCCTGCTCAAATGGAACCGCGAGCTTTCATTGCGCCTGGTGTGATATGCATGTGAATTTCAGTGGTTTCCTTCGCGTTTCCTTAATCATATCTCGGTTTGTTTGGAACTTAGGCAGAGGATGGAGGGGGCAGGCAAGGATGGCAACCCGTTGAGGAATTATCGGATTGGCAAGACTCTCGGAATTGGCTCATTCGGGAAGGTGAAAATTGCGGAGCATATCAGCACTGGACACAAGGTGGCAATCAAGATTCTCAACCGCCGTAAAATCAGAGGCATGGAGATGGAAGAGAAAGGTTGGTGTCTCATCTAATGGATACTCGTGTTGCCCTGCTAAGCTTACTGATTGAATATAGAGTTTTGTATTGAATATACACAAACATTTTCCATGGTGATTTCACTTTTATCCATAGAGTAATTAATTTTTGAGGAATATGCTATTATCTGCTATAGTGGTATGTGTTAAGCTTCTATACCGCTGTTATAGTGATTGAATTTCTCTCGTGGCATACTTAGggttaggggtggtaatggaccacgatccaaatgtttcttcacaattcATTTGAGCCCTTAATTAATTTTAGATTAGATAAAAAATGAATAGAGATAAGAGTCCAATCCTAATCCGATcttatccttaaattttatagtgtaaaatttagagcccatgACCACCCTAGCCATATTATATGGCATGACACTTTATGTGCACAATTGCAACAGATACAAGCAAGTGGGCCACTGTTTTCTTGCTGTTCATCTGGAAGGACAAGATTGCACATTTCTTTGTAATGTTAGTTGGGACCAGTAATTAGAAACCTTTAGCTACTCACCCATTGCAATGATTTTCACTTGTCTTCTATATTTGCTATTACCATCTAGTTGCTTGGTGATTGTTTGAACATGTTGTCTGATCTTCTGCTTTTTTAAATCATTTTGCAGTTAAAAGAGAGATTAAGATATTGAGGTTATTTATGCATCCACATATTATCCGCCTCTATGAGGTTATAGACACACCGGCTGATATTTATGTTGTTATGGAGTATGTTAAGTGTGGGGAATTATTTGATTACATTGTTGAGAAAGGTAGGCTGCAGGAGGAAGAGGCTCGCCGTTTCTTCCAACAGGTGATACCATTTCTTTCTGTTTGTTTGTGCTACAATTATGATAAACTTAGGTTTACAAGAAGACAGCAAATCAAAACATCTGTGATATTCTTCTCAAGTGTGCTTGTATGTGATAGTATTCTCTTTCTTGCCCCCTCTTGATACAGATTATATCCGGTGTTGAATATTGCCATAGAAACATGGTGGTGCATCGTGATCTAAAGCCAGAAAACCTCCTATTGGATTCAAAATGCAATGTTAAGATTGCAGATTTTGGCTTAAGTAATGTTATGCGGGATGGTCATTTTCTGAAGACAAGTTGTGGTAGCCCAAATTATGCTGCTCCTGAGGTAAGCTTTCTATAATAGGTCAAAGATATAAAGAGGACCCATTAGATCAGTATGGCCGTATTTCCTACCCCTTTGTTGGCAGGCAGTACAGTATCCTTTTATTTTCTGCAGGTGATATCTGGTAAACTATATGCTGGACCTGAAGTTGATGTGTGGAGCTGTGGGGTTATTCTTTATGCTCTTTTATGTGGTACTCTGCCATTTGATGACGAGAACATACCAaacctttttaagaaaataaAGGTCAGCAAGTATCTACGGTTTTACATTAGAAATGTTCATTGTTACATGTTCCTGCTGATTTAGAGCCTATCTGTATCTCCCTCCTTTTCTCTTGCACTTTAGGGTGGAATATATACCCTTCCCAGCCATTTGTCTGGTGCAGCAAGGGATTTGATTCCAAGAATGCTAGTTGTCGATCCTATGAAGCGGATCACCATTCGTGAAATTCGCGAACATGATTGGTTCAAAATTCTTCTCCCGCGCTATTTGACTGTGCCTCCTCCAGATAGTGCGCAACAAGTCAAAAAGGTATAACATGTTCTGCATTCGACGTACTATATGGACAAAGCTAATATAATCTACTAACTGCATTTCTCTGGATTGTGCCTATACTAAACATTTCTCCTCGTGATATCTGAATTCTGAACCTAACCCTCAATGGACAAATATGACAACATTGTTGATTTGGGATCACTAAATAGTATCTATCTTTTAGTTCTAGCACCTTTCCATTTGACGCCATGAATATGATCGACATTTTAGCTAGCAAGAATGTTGAACTAGAAATACACCCCTATGTTTACACTCTACATGTTTGTCTAAAAAAGACCCCCTCACCTGATAACATCTAGGGCTCCCCTGTGTGATGCTTACCTTACCTCATTATGGTAAAAAAACATAACTACACCTTGCCCCTTATACCATTATTTTGCTCCTGCATTGTTAGTAACTTCTATTGCATCAAAGAAATCTCATCTTCCTCACTATGTTTTCTATAATCCTTTTCTAGACATTAACTTCACTGCAGTATTCACAATATTTTTGTACTCctttttagaataatttttgtATTGTGTCTGTTGATAGTTTGAGAATACGATCAGTTTTGCAGTCATGGATCTACAGTTTGGGAGTGTGGGGCCTTTTCTTCTGGTCATGTGGTTTAATTAAGAAATATGGTTCAATTTGCTCCCATTTTGTAGGTTGATGAGGAAACTCTCCGTGAGGTTTTAGGTATGGGATATGACAAGAACCTGTTGGTGGAATCAATCCAAAAAAGGCTGCAAAATGAGGTATTATttcttctgcattttgttgtctTCATCCATCTTTTTGTACTGTAATGGTTGTGACTGGATCACTGGACTTTTATGTACAGGCAACTGTTGCATATTACTTACTCTTGGACAATAGGCTCCGTACAACCAGTGGCTATCTTGGAGCTGAATGTCAAGAAGCTATGGTGAGCAACTGAGTCATATTATATTTGTATCCCTTGATACTTAGGCCTCCTTTTGAGAAAGCATGTTCTGTATCATATCCTCTGATGTGGTAATTTGAATCGGGACTAATTTTCTGTTTTGGTTTCTTGGCACATAGGACTCCTCATTCTCAAACATCGCATCATATGAAACACCAAGTTCAGCACGTGGGAATAGACAGCAAATATTTATGGAGTCTCCAGTTGGCTTGAGACCACATCTTCCAGCTGAGAGGAAATGGGCTCTTGGTCTTCAGGTAATCTAATTTCTAGTAACCTCCaccattttattattttattgctTTTCTCATTCAATATTTCTTTGTTTTGTGTTAGTCTCGAGCACATCCAAAAGAAATAATGTCTGAAGTGCTGAAAGCTCTGCAAGAATTAAATGTTTACTGGAAAAAGATAGGTCACTATAACATGAAGTGCAGATGGAGTCCTGGCTTTCCTGCTCAAATTCATAACAATCATAACTTCAGTGCAGGGTCCATTGAAACTGATAGCCTGAGTGAGAGGTTAAGTTTAATTAAGTTTGAAATTCAGGTATTTTCATATTTTCTATTCTGCTTCCATTAATCGATTGTAGTTAATATTTAGTGTATGAATATAGGAGTCTTCTGGTGCTTATTTCATGGCCTCATACTGTCTTTATACCCCTGGATAAACACTGGAATCTTTGTAGGTCTTATATGGCCCCATTTGGCACAACACCAGCTCCGAGATCAACCTCTGATCTGGAGTGTATATGTTAAATTAAGAGCCTTGACACTCTTTGTTATCTATACCAGTAACTGGCGCACGACCTGCACGCATAAAAAATCGTaatataaatgataacaatatTATATCATTTTGAGCAAGATGTATATACATATTTCGTAATATGTGATAATTCATCAAGCTATTCATATATATTACAAAAGATTGGACAGTAGTTGGTTCTAGAGCAAACAAGCCCATCTAAAACAGAGTTATTAGATAAATTATGACAAGAGCTAGTTGTGACTGTTTCAACATCTGGGCATATATATACATAATTGTACAGAGCATACAAAATAAACATCCTAGAACTTCAAAGATTGTTGATGGTAGAAGGCAACATTCAGTATCCCACATTCCCACTTATGATCTTTCTTATCACCATTCCTTGGGCCTCTGTGACCAGCTGCAAAACCAGCTCTTTCAACAGAAGGATCAATGGGCATAGCTTCAAAGTTCCGCTCAACCTTTGCAAATTCACCTTTAGGCCTACAAATGACAGAGACTAATAAGTAGATGTAACACCAGTCACCAGCTCAACT
This portion of the Zea mays cultivar B73 chromosome 2, Zm-B73-REFERENCE-NAM-5.0, whole genome shotgun sequence genome encodes:
- the LOC103647175 gene encoding SNF1-related protein kinase catalytic subunit alpha KIN10-like isoform X2, whose protein sequence is MRQRMEGAGKDGNPLRNYRIGKTLGIGSFGKVKIAEHISTGHKVAIKILNRRKIRGMEMEEKVKREIKILRLFMHPHIIRLYEVIDTPADIYVVMEYVKCGELFDYIVEKGRLQEEEARRFFQQIISGVEYCHRNMVVHRDLKPENLLLDSKCNVKIADFGLSNVMRDGHFLKTSCGSPNYAAPEVISGKLYAGPEVDVWSCGVILYALLCGTLPFDDENIPNLFKKIKGGIYTLPSHLSGAARDLIPRMLVVDPMKRITIREIREHDWFKILLPRYLTVPPPDSAQQVKKVDEETLREVLGMGYDKNLLVESIQKRLQNEATVAYYLLLDNRLRTTSGYLGAECQEAMDSSFSNIASYETPSSARGNRQQIFMESPVGLRPHLPAERKWALGLQSRAHPKEIMSEVLKALQELNVYWKKIGHYNMKCRWSPGFPAQIHNNHNFSAGSIETDSLSERLSLIKFEIQLYKTRDEKYLLDLQRVSGPQLLFLDLCAAFLTQLRVL
- the LOC103647175 gene encoding SNF1-related protein kinase catalytic subunit alpha KIN10-like isoform X1 — its product is MDEPAGSGLLKWNRELSLRLRMEGAGKDGNPLRNYRIGKTLGIGSFGKVKIAEHISTGHKVAIKILNRRKIRGMEMEEKVKREIKILRLFMHPHIIRLYEVIDTPADIYVVMEYVKCGELFDYIVEKGRLQEEEARRFFQQIISGVEYCHRNMVVHRDLKPENLLLDSKCNVKIADFGLSNVMRDGHFLKTSCGSPNYAAPEVISGKLYAGPEVDVWSCGVILYALLCGTLPFDDENIPNLFKKIKGGIYTLPSHLSGAARDLIPRMLVVDPMKRITIREIREHDWFKILLPRYLTVPPPDSAQQVKKVDEETLREVLGMGYDKNLLVESIQKRLQNEATVAYYLLLDNRLRTTSGYLGAECQEAMDSSFSNIASYETPSSARGNRQQIFMESPVGLRPHLPAERKWALGLQSRAHPKEIMSEVLKALQELNVYWKKIGHYNMKCRWSPGFPAQIHNNHNFSAGSIETDSLSERLSLIKFEIQLYKTRDEKYLLDLQRVSGPQLLFLDLCAAFLTQLRVL
- the LOC103647175 gene encoding SNF1-related protein kinase catalytic subunit alpha KIN10-like isoform X4 — protein: MDEPAGSGLLKWNRELSLRLRMEGAGKDGNPLRNYRIGKTLGIGSFGKVKIAEHISTGHKVAIKILNRRKIRGMEMEEKVKREIKILRLFMHPHIIRLYEVIDTPADIYVVMEYVKCGELFDYIVEKGRLQEEEARRFFQQIISGVEYCHRNMVVHRDLKPENLLLDSKCNVKIADFGLSNVMRDGHFLKTSCGSPNYAAPEVISGKLYAGPEVDVWSCGVILYALLCGTLPFDDENIPNLFKKIKGGIYTLPSHLSGAARDLIPRMLVVDPMKRITIREIREHDWFKILLPRYLTVPPPDSAQQVKKVDEETLREVLGMGYDKNLLVESIQKRLQNEATVAYYLLLDNRLRTTSGYLGAECQEAMDSSFSNIASYETPSSARGNRQQIFMESPVGLRPHLPAERKWALGLQLYKTRDEKYLLDLQRVSGPQLLFLDLCAAFLTQLRVL
- the LOC103647175 gene encoding SNF1-related protein kinase catalytic subunit alpha KIN10-like isoform X3, with the protein product MEGAGKDGNPLRNYRIGKTLGIGSFGKVKIAEHISTGHKVAIKILNRRKIRGMEMEEKVKREIKILRLFMHPHIIRLYEVIDTPADIYVVMEYVKCGELFDYIVEKGRLQEEEARRFFQQIISGVEYCHRNMVVHRDLKPENLLLDSKCNVKIADFGLSNVMRDGHFLKTSCGSPNYAAPEVISGKLYAGPEVDVWSCGVILYALLCGTLPFDDENIPNLFKKIKGGIYTLPSHLSGAARDLIPRMLVVDPMKRITIREIREHDWFKILLPRYLTVPPPDSAQQVKKVDEETLREVLGMGYDKNLLVESIQKRLQNEATVAYYLLLDNRLRTTSGYLGAECQEAMDSSFSNIASYETPSSARGNRQQIFMESPVGLRPHLPAERKWALGLQSRAHPKEIMSEVLKALQELNVYWKKIGHYNMKCRWSPGFPAQIHNNHNFSAGSIETDSLSERLSLIKFEIQLYKTRDEKYLLDLQRVSGPQLLFLDLCAAFLTQLRVL
- the LOC103647175 gene encoding SNF1-related protein kinase catalytic subunit alpha KIN10-like isoform X5 encodes the protein MEGAGKDGNPLRNYRIGKTLGIGSFGKVKIAEHISTGHKVAIKILNRRKIRGMEMEEKVKREIKILRLFMHPHIIRLYEVIDTPADIYVVMEYVKCGELFDYIVEKGRLQEEEARRFFQQIISGVEYCHRNMVVHRDLKPENLLLDSKCNVKIADFGLSNVMRDGHFLKTSCGSPNYAAPEVISGKLYAGPEVDVWSCGVILYALLCGTLPFDDENIPNLFKKIKGGIYTLPSHLSGAARDLIPRMLVVDPMKRITIREIREHDWFKILLPRYLTVPPPDSAQQVKKVDEETLREVLGMGYDKNLLVESIQKRLQNEATVAYYLLLDNRLRTTSGYLGAECQEAMDSSFSNIASYETPSSARGNRQQIFMESPVGLRPHLPAERKWALGLQLYKTRDEKYLLDLQRVSGPQLLFLDLCAAFLTQLRVL